One window of the Ochrobactrum vermis genome contains the following:
- a CDS encoding IS5-like element ISOcan1 family transposase — MPFKHNSARRHRIPKQKFKVTNWAAYEAGLRQRGSVTFWISEAAIAGWIAPLRKTRGGQCRYSDLAIETTLICGKVFNQPLRQTEGLMASLLRLLNVELPVPDHTTLSRRCANLVVSSLTRCTRRDGTDEPLHVIVDSTGMKIYEAGQWLEEKHGAKSARKWLKLHLPIDADSNQVIAETLTDQNTSDLSQVPDLLDMIDRPIACFMADGAYDSDQTYQALRSHSPGVSIIIPPRIRDLQEASNGPPDQRDWHSRTNAQRGRMEWQNLTEYGKRARVENAIGNYKSTNGPKLRSRKFTNQKTEVKLGCGVRNRMLQTPRPKSVRVKVETT; from the coding sequence ATGCCTTTCAAGCACAATTCCGCCCGTCGTCACCGGATACCCAAGCAGAAGTTCAAGGTCACGAACTGGGCGGCGTACGAAGCAGGCTTGCGTCAGCGCGGGAGTGTTACTTTCTGGATCAGTGAAGCAGCTATAGCCGGATGGATTGCACCACTGCGCAAGACGCGCGGTGGTCAATGTCGCTATTCTGACCTGGCTATTGAGACGACGCTGATATGTGGCAAAGTGTTTAACCAGCCTCTGCGTCAGACAGAAGGCTTAATGGCCTCGTTGTTGCGGCTACTCAATGTTGAACTGCCGGTGCCAGATCACACAACATTAAGCAGACGCTGCGCCAATCTTGTTGTTTCCAGCTTAACCCGGTGCACCAGGAGGGATGGAACAGATGAACCTCTTCATGTGATCGTCGATAGCACTGGTATGAAGATATATGAAGCTGGCCAATGGCTTGAAGAAAAGCATGGCGCTAAATCTGCCCGAAAATGGCTCAAGCTGCATCTTCCTATTGATGCAGATAGCAATCAGGTCATTGCAGAAACACTGACTGATCAAAATACAAGTGACCTCAGCCAGGTTCCTGATTTGCTTGATATGATTGATCGCCCCATCGCTTGTTTCATGGCAGATGGTGCTTATGACAGTGATCAAACCTATCAAGCTTTACGCAGTCATAGTCCCGGTGTGAGCATTATCATTCCGCCACGAATACGAGACTTACAAGAAGCGTCAAATGGCCCACCTGATCAGCGTGACTGGCATAGCCGCACAAATGCTCAACGCGGTCGGATGGAGTGGCAAAATCTTACCGAGTATGGGAAGCGAGCGAGAGTAGAAAACGCCATAGGCAATTATAAATCAACAAACGGGCCAAAGCTAAGATCACGCAAATTCACCAACCAGAAGACTGAAGTTAAACTTGGATGCGGCGTCCGTAACCGCATGCTGCAGACACCACGCCCGAAATCCGTCCGCGTCAAAGTTGAAACCACATAA
- a CDS encoding Ku protein, which produces MAIRPYWKGYLKLSLVTCPVEMMPATSDSEKVRFHTLNRQTQNRVISRYVDAVTGKEVREEDEAKGYERGEGEYVLLDDDELENVALDSTKTIDIEMFSPRESIGWIWLDTPYYLTPSDPVGEEAFAVIREAMKAENKVGISRLVLSRRERAVMLEPRDKGIVLWTLRYGDEVRDEDLYYGRIGDDKADPDALPLIERLIKKQTRDWKPDLVTDPVQEQLLDIIADKKKSLKKAPKTKRKAKEEPSGGNVINIMDALRNSLKKENRKTN; this is translated from the coding sequence ATGGCTATTCGTCCTTATTGGAAGGGATACTTGAAACTCTCTCTTGTCACCTGCCCTGTCGAGATGATGCCAGCTACTTCGGATAGCGAGAAAGTGCGTTTTCACACCCTTAACCGGCAAACGCAGAATCGTGTCATCAGTCGTTATGTCGACGCTGTAACGGGAAAGGAAGTCAGGGAAGAAGACGAGGCCAAGGGCTATGAACGCGGAGAAGGCGAATACGTTCTTCTTGATGACGATGAACTTGAAAACGTTGCTCTCGACAGCACCAAGACCATTGATATTGAAATGTTCTCGCCCCGCGAGAGCATCGGCTGGATATGGCTGGACACCCCATATTATCTAACCCCGAGTGATCCAGTTGGGGAGGAAGCTTTCGCGGTCATCCGTGAGGCGATGAAAGCTGAGAACAAGGTGGGAATATCGCGACTGGTTCTTTCCCGTCGCGAACGAGCTGTCATGCTGGAACCGCGAGACAAGGGGATCGTTCTCTGGACTTTGCGTTATGGAGACGAAGTGCGCGATGAGGATTTATATTATGGGAGAATCGGCGACGATAAAGCGGACCCCGATGCCTTGCCGTTGATTGAAAGGCTAATCAAAAAACAAACACGAGACTGGAAGCCGGATCTGGTTACTGACCCGGTTCAGGAACAGTTGCTCGACATCATCGCAGACAAAAAGAAGTCCCTGAAGAAGGCTCCCAAGACTAAACGGAAAGCCAAAGAAGAACCATCCGGTGGGAATGTCATCAACATTATGGATGCGCTGCGGAATTCATTGAAGAAAGAAAACCGCAAGACGAATTAG
- a CDS encoding DUF982 domain-containing protein has translation MTDTSMAAHCLFESWPHKGCREKYWKAVASCLADIDGKPSHLRAAFLATAKKAGLRARRLFTNLFAREVGHSSDSARQRRAPHLLSAGRQVERPVGR, from the coding sequence GTGACCGACACATCTATGGCTGCTCATTGTCTGTTCGAGAGTTGGCCGCACAAAGGCTGCCGCGAAAAGTACTGGAAAGCGGTCGCATCCTGTCTGGCCGACATCGATGGTAAACCCAGCCACCTTCGCGCCGCATTTCTCGCGACAGCAAAGAAAGCGGGACTACGAGCCCGTCGTCTCTTCACCAATCTATTCGCTCGGGAAGTAGGACACTCGAGTGATAGCGCGAGGCAAAGGCGTGCACCTCATTTGCTAAGCGCAGGCCGGCAGGTTGAGAGACCTGTCGGGCGCTGA
- a CDS encoding PAS domain S-box protein yields MEKHKDQVGSDRLCSTYAKHRILLSVTPASQSQLGETDLDPRDWLAAIVDGSDDAIVSKDLNGIIRSWNRGAERLFVYHAEEVIGKPVTILIPEDRLDEEPAILSEIRKGNRVDHFETVRKRKDGTLIDISLTISPIRNANGVIVGASKIARDISERLQAQSQQKLHMGEMRHRVKNLFALANGIVSLSARSATQVDELREVVQARLAALARAHELTMPTWDDADAAISPVPLQNLLRTILEPYSENNFHITGHDPAIIGKSLTNLSLLLHELTTNAAKHGALASSERELSIDIQESSDTIFISWLETGNDHHDDQSNEGFGTRLERALVSALNADLDRLWVEQTLKISISLPKAFPE; encoded by the coding sequence ATGGAAAAACATAAAGACCAAGTTGGCTCCGATCGGCTTTGTTCGACTTACGCTAAACATCGCATTTTGTTGTCGGTAACACCTGCTTCACAATCCCAACTCGGCGAAACCGATCTCGATCCACGGGATTGGCTCGCTGCAATTGTCGACGGTTCAGACGACGCCATCGTTAGCAAGGATCTGAATGGCATTATTAGAAGCTGGAATAGAGGTGCCGAGCGCTTATTCGTTTATCATGCGGAGGAAGTAATCGGAAAGCCGGTCACGATCTTGATACCAGAAGATCGGCTTGACGAAGAACCAGCTATTCTAAGCGAAATACGAAAGGGAAACAGAGTCGATCATTTCGAAACAGTTCGGAAGCGAAAAGATGGTACGCTGATTGATATTTCATTGACAATCTCACCTATTCGAAACGCAAACGGCGTTATTGTTGGTGCGTCAAAAATAGCACGCGACATCAGCGAGCGCTTGCAGGCTCAAAGCCAACAAAAGCTCCATATGGGAGAAATGCGTCACCGCGTAAAAAATTTGTTCGCTCTGGCCAACGGTATCGTTTCATTGAGCGCAAGATCGGCTACGCAGGTTGATGAGCTTCGTGAGGTGGTTCAGGCGAGATTGGCTGCACTTGCCAGGGCGCATGAACTGACGATGCCGACATGGGATGATGCCGATGCAGCAATTTCTCCGGTCCCGTTGCAGAACTTGTTACGTACCATTCTGGAACCTTATAGTGAGAACAATTTTCATATCACTGGCCATGATCCTGCTATCATCGGAAAGTCGCTGACAAATCTCTCGCTACTTTTGCACGAACTGACAACAAATGCTGCCAAGCACGGTGCATTAGCGAGTTCTGAACGCGAGCTTTCCATAGATATTCAAGAGTCGTCTGACACTATTTTCATTAGTTGGCTTGAAACAGGTAATGATCATCATGATGACCAATCGAACGAGGGATTCGGTACGAGGCTGGAAAGGGCACTGGTGTCGGCCTTGAACGCAGATCTTGATCGATTGTGGGTGGAGCAGACCCTCAAAATATCAATTTCACTTCCAAAAGCGTTTCCCGAATAG
- a CDS encoding NAD(P)/FAD-dependent oxidoreductase has translation MPDHDAATRKDDLRTGIPFWIKTPNSTVHAETHLPRRAFDVIVVGAGISGALTAEALTRRGKSVLIVDRRPPARGSTSASTAMIQHEIDVPLSRLCRKIGENKANAAWLRSAQAVRDLIDLSGALELNCQMHAKSALYLAGDEMGAKALANEAAARNKIGISASYLSHKVLLERFGLNRPAAILSNISASANPAQLTAGLLRRVLTRNARIVSPVEITDVAELPSGVALATRRGEVLVAEHAVFCTGYEYLPQMEAKSHSITSTWALAAKPSRNVPSWLCDMLIWEAADPYLYLRTDEFGRIIAGGEDEQAKNSNEDPKKLGDKAAIIIRKLEDLIGMTIDRPDYVWSAPFGVTQDGLPIIDRVPGYERIFTALGFGGNGITFAMIAAQNITAAITGETVPDTELFRYR, from the coding sequence ATGCCCGATCATGATGCAGCAACTCGAAAAGACGACCTTCGAACTGGCATTCCATTCTGGATAAAAACACCAAATTCAACCGTTCATGCAGAAACCCATCTTCCTCGTAGGGCCTTTGATGTAATCGTCGTCGGAGCAGGTATCTCGGGAGCACTGACGGCAGAAGCGTTGACGCGCAGGGGAAAAAGCGTGTTGATTGTTGATCGGCGTCCTCCGGCACGCGGCTCGACATCAGCCTCGACAGCAATGATCCAACATGAGATCGACGTCCCCCTGAGCCGACTATGCCGGAAGATTGGTGAGAACAAAGCTAATGCTGCCTGGTTAAGATCAGCGCAGGCCGTTCGTGACCTGATTGATTTGTCGGGCGCGCTCGAGCTCAATTGCCAAATGCATGCAAAGTCAGCGCTTTATCTGGCTGGCGATGAGATGGGAGCGAAAGCGCTTGCCAATGAGGCCGCTGCGCGCAACAAAATTGGTATTAGCGCCAGTTACCTCAGTCACAAAGTCCTCTTAGAGCGCTTTGGATTGAACCGCCCCGCAGCAATTTTGTCGAACATTTCTGCATCAGCCAATCCCGCGCAACTTACCGCAGGGTTGTTGCGCAGGGTTCTAACCCGCAATGCCCGGATCGTTTCGCCCGTCGAGATTACGGATGTGGCAGAGCTGCCTTCAGGCGTCGCCTTGGCAACTCGTCGAGGAGAAGTTCTGGTTGCTGAACATGCCGTATTTTGCACCGGCTACGAATATCTGCCTCAAATGGAGGCGAAATCGCACAGTATCACATCGACCTGGGCGTTAGCTGCGAAACCTTCGCGAAACGTGCCATCTTGGCTATGTGATATGCTCATCTGGGAGGCAGCAGATCCCTACCTTTATCTGAGAACCGATGAATTTGGACGTATTATCGCCGGTGGCGAGGACGAACAGGCAAAAAATAGCAATGAGGATCCCAAGAAACTCGGAGATAAGGCGGCAATCATCATTCGTAAGCTGGAAGATCTCATCGGGATGACGATTGATAGGCCGGACTATGTCTGGTCGGCTCCATTCGGCGTCACACAGGACGGTTTGCCGATCATCGACCGAGTTCCCGGTTACGAGCGCATTTTTACCGCTTTGGGCTTCGGTGGCAACGGCATCACCTTCGCGATGATTGCAGCTCAAAATATCACAGCCGCCATAACAGGCGAGACAGTTCCTGACACAGAACTCTTCCGATATCGCTGA
- a CDS encoding CaiB/BaiF CoA transferase family protein yields the protein MSDSDIFHGVRVLDLTRVMSGPFCTSMLSDLGAEVIKIEIPDRGDEGRSFGPYKDQDSTYFMLLNRNKYSVTLDLKAPEGQQILRDMIAQCDVLVENFRPGVMKKLGLDYETVRHINPRLVYASISGFGQEGPMKNLPAFDLVIQAMSGLMSLTGQKNGSPTAVGESMADVCAGIFAAWGIAAALYAREKTGAGKHVDIAMLDSMVSMQLTGLSRQLFFNDTPKPVGNRHPVTYPVDSFAAADGALVLVCFSQDLFIRLAQLIGHPEIATDERFATNQARNQHEDELRTIIEAWTSTLKLDDAVDQLIKTGIPAAPIWNLEQVMSSPHAHYRNLSIAGHHGRQGDIPLVPQPVKFSGMAPQTTGFSPMLGEHTHQILGQILGLQENEINQLRDKKII from the coding sequence ATGAGTGACAGTGATATTTTTCATGGTGTGCGCGTGCTTGATCTCACACGTGTTATGTCCGGCCCTTTTTGCACCTCAATGCTGTCCGATTTAGGGGCAGAAGTCATTAAAATCGAAATACCGGATAGAGGCGATGAAGGCCGTTCTTTCGGCCCCTATAAAGATCAGGACAGCACCTATTTTATGCTGCTGAACCGCAATAAATACAGCGTCACGCTTGATCTGAAAGCACCAGAAGGTCAACAGATTTTGCGCGATATGATTGCGCAATGCGATGTGCTGGTTGAAAATTTTCGCCCCGGTGTAATGAAAAAGCTGGGGCTTGATTATGAGACGGTGCGCCACATCAATCCGCGATTGGTCTATGCCAGTATTTCAGGTTTTGGTCAGGAAGGGCCGATGAAAAACCTGCCCGCTTTTGATCTAGTCATTCAGGCCATGAGCGGCTTGATGAGCCTGACGGGACAGAAAAACGGCTCACCTACTGCGGTGGGCGAATCCATGGCCGATGTCTGTGCAGGCATCTTTGCCGCATGGGGTATTGCGGCAGCGCTTTATGCGCGTGAGAAAACCGGCGCAGGCAAACATGTTGATATTGCCATGCTCGATTCTATGGTTTCCATGCAGTTGACGGGCTTAAGCCGCCAGTTATTTTTTAATGATACACCCAAACCTGTCGGCAACCGCCATCCGGTCACTTATCCGGTGGATAGTTTTGCCGCGGCTGATGGTGCTTTGGTGCTGGTCTGTTTTTCGCAAGACCTTTTTATCCGCCTTGCCCAGCTGATCGGCCATCCAGAGATCGCCACGGATGAACGCTTTGCCACCAATCAAGCCCGCAATCAGCATGAAGATGAATTACGCACGATCATTGAAGCATGGACATCAACTTTAAAGCTGGATGATGCGGTTGATCAGCTCATTAAAACAGGCATTCCCGCAGCCCCGATCTGGAACCTTGAGCAGGTGATGTCCTCACCGCACGCGCATTATCGCAATTTAAGCATTGCCGGGCACCATGGCCGCCAAGGCGACATACCGCTTGTTCCGCAACCGGTTAAATTCTCCGGCATGGCACCGCAAACAACAGGGTTTTCGCCCATGCTTGGCGAACATACCCATCAAATTCTTGGCCAGATTTTAGGTCTGCAAGAAAATGAAATTAACCAGCTCCGCGATAAGAAAATAATTTAG
- a CDS encoding NADPH:quinone oxidoreductase family protein has product MKHWISGEQKGVENLHFETGDRPEPDDHEILVQVHAAALNFSDILMLDDQYQIRPPRPFTPGQELAGIVVKAGANSGFKTGDRITSKVNWGAFSENALVRADMAIAIPDDIDFTQAAALPVSYTTALVGLSECVQVKAGDTVLVHAAAGGVGIAAVQVAKAYGATVIATAGGEEKVKLALKSGADHAIDYNRDDWVAAVKEITGNKGPNIIFDSVGGDIALQSLRCIARDGTLLIVGFSGGTIPKLPANYLLLKRCAAKGVYWNHDQDGEMLMRVSKRMFDLLAQNKITPLISGPYPLEKLPQALTDMAARKTVGKVIISITSSDNSSNEPVQ; this is encoded by the coding sequence ATGAAACACTGGATAAGCGGCGAGCAAAAAGGCGTTGAAAACCTTCATTTTGAAACTGGCGACAGACCAGAGCCTGATGATCATGAAATTCTGGTGCAGGTTCATGCGGCGGCATTAAATTTTTCAGATATTTTAATGCTGGATGATCAATATCAAATACGCCCGCCACGCCCCTTTACACCAGGACAAGAACTGGCCGGTATTGTTGTCAAGGCGGGTGCCAATTCCGGCTTTAAAACAGGTGATCGGATCACCTCCAAAGTCAATTGGGGCGCTTTTTCTGAAAACGCACTTGTGCGGGCTGATATGGCAATTGCTATTCCCGATGATATTGATTTTACCCAAGCCGCCGCCTTGCCGGTATCCTATACAACAGCACTGGTCGGTTTAAGCGAATGTGTGCAAGTGAAAGCCGGTGACACGGTTTTAGTCCATGCCGCCGCAGGCGGTGTCGGCATTGCCGCCGTGCAAGTTGCTAAAGCTTATGGTGCAACGGTTATTGCCACCGCAGGGGGTGAAGAAAAGGTAAAACTTGCCCTGAAATCAGGCGCCGATCATGCCATTGATTATAATAGAGATGATTGGGTGGCTGCGGTTAAAGAGATCACCGGCAATAAGGGCCCTAATATTATTTTTGATTCCGTTGGCGGTGATATTGCGCTGCAAAGCCTGCGCTGCATTGCCCGCGACGGGACCTTGCTGATTGTCGGCTTCTCAGGCGGTACAATCCCAAAACTTCCCGCCAATTATTTATTGCTCAAGCGTTGTGCCGCAAAAGGCGTTTACTGGAACCATGACCAGGATGGTGAAATGCTGATGCGTGTTTCCAAACGTATGTTTGATTTGCTGGCACAAAACAAAATCACCCCGCTGATCTCAGGCCCCTATCCGCTTGAAAAGCTGCCCCAGGCCTTAACCGATATGGCAGCCCGCAAAACCGTGGGCAAAGTTATTATCAGCATTACCTCTTCTGACAATTCATCAAATGAGCCAGTTCAATGA
- a CDS encoding NUDIX hydrolase — translation MSSRKWKNGIRKAKAGTELEQAAALPYRFENGRLEILLLTTRNTRRFTLPKGWPMKRKSLAESARVEALEEAGLEGILAPGIIGHFFYWKRLKSVFIPVKVSVFPLFVLQELPCWREQDERYRKWLSTDEAQLLVDEPELVSLIGLLDSNRARTGSSWEICVRTDKWVVGGFY, via the coding sequence ATGAGCTCGAGAAAATGGAAAAATGGTATCCGAAAGGCAAAGGCAGGCACGGAACTCGAACAGGCCGCCGCACTTCCTTATCGTTTTGAAAATGGGCGGTTAGAAATCTTACTTCTTACAACCCGCAATACGAGGCGATTTACCCTGCCGAAGGGTTGGCCAATGAAAAGGAAAAGCCTGGCTGAATCAGCCCGTGTGGAAGCACTGGAAGAAGCGGGGCTTGAAGGTATTCTCGCGCCCGGCATTATAGGTCACTTTTTCTATTGGAAACGACTAAAGAGCGTATTTATCCCGGTCAAAGTAAGCGTCTTTCCTCTCTTTGTTCTCCAGGAATTACCTTGCTGGCGGGAGCAGGATGAGCGTTATCGTAAATGGCTATCTACAGACGAGGCCCAACTACTTGTCGATGAACCAGAACTTGTGAGCCTTATCGGGTTGCTAGATAGCAATCGCGCTCGAACGGGTTCCAGCTGGGAAATATGCGTAAGGACGGACAAATGGGTTGTTGGGGGCTTCTACTAG
- a CDS encoding Ku protein, translating to MVAPRANWKGFIKFGEVSCPVALYTAASTSERISFHTINRKTGNRVRREFVDSETGKPVDRDDQVKGYEVDDHRYVVLEPEEVAAAVPDSDKTLRVEAFIPCDQVDTAYFDKPYYLAPDKMGTEAFVLLRDGMKKAEVAAIARTVLFRRMRTVLIRAHGKGLTASTLNFDYEVRSAKKAFDDVPDIKIEGEMLELAEHIINTKAGEFDASKFDDRYEDAVAELVKAKIEGRSLPKKKVPVASKPSELLQALRESAGVSTKKAKRTAANADRSPARRKTAKAGSKSPQSATPTRRAS from the coding sequence ATGGTTGCGCCAAGGGCGAATTGGAAGGGTTTCATCAAGTTTGGAGAGGTGTCCTGCCCTGTGGCACTCTACACAGCCGCCTCGACATCCGAGCGAATCTCATTTCATACCATCAATCGAAAGACCGGAAACCGCGTGAGACGCGAATTCGTCGACAGCGAAACTGGCAAGCCAGTCGACAGAGACGATCAGGTTAAGGGATATGAGGTAGATGACCATCGCTATGTGGTTCTCGAACCTGAGGAAGTTGCAGCTGCGGTTCCAGATAGCGACAAAACCCTCCGCGTTGAAGCATTCATTCCTTGCGATCAGGTAGACACGGCATATTTCGACAAGCCTTACTATCTAGCTCCAGACAAAATGGGCACTGAGGCCTTTGTGCTTTTGCGCGACGGTATGAAAAAAGCCGAGGTTGCCGCCATAGCTCGCACCGTCCTGTTCCGCCGCATGCGCACCGTACTGATCCGAGCACATGGAAAAGGGCTGACTGCATCCACCCTGAACTTCGATTACGAAGTCCGCTCCGCCAAGAAAGCATTTGACGATGTTCCAGACATCAAGATCGAAGGCGAAATGCTGGAACTCGCCGAACACATCATCAACACCAAGGCGGGCGAATTCGATGCGAGCAAATTCGATGATCGATACGAGGATGCAGTTGCTGAACTGGTGAAAGCGAAGATCGAAGGCCGAAGCCTGCCTAAGAAGAAGGTTCCCGTTGCGTCCAAGCCGAGCGAACTCCTTCAGGCTCTTCGTGAAAGTGCAGGCGTTAGCACCAAGAAAGCGAAGCGTACCGCCGCAAATGCAGATCGTTCACCCGCTCGCCGAAAAACGGCCAAGGCGGGGTCGAAGTCCCCACAATCTGCTACGCCTACGCGGCGCGCAAGCTAA
- the hutU gene encoding urocanate hydratase yields the protein MTSAKNHRVIRAPRGNTLNAFSWQTEAPLRLLMNNLDPEVAERPEDLVVYGGIGRAARNWEAYDQLVSSIKTLHDDETLLVQSGKPVGIFKTNPHAPRVLIANGNLVPAWATWEHFNELDRLGLTMYGQMTAGSWLYIGSQGIVQGTYETFSEIGRRHFNGDLSGRWILTGGLGGMGGAQPLGATMAGASIIVVECQASRIEFRKRTGYLNQSATSLDEALAILAKAKAEGKPVSVGLLGNVVDVFHEVEKRGLVPDVVTDQTSAHDPVHGYLPVKWTVEEWLEQQQSDPTGTAAAAKASMAQHVNSILRLQAKGAVALDYGNNIRAMATDAGVKNAFDYPGFVEAYVRPLFCEGKGPFRWVALSGDPEDIYRTDAKVKELIPDNPALHNWLDKARDNIKFQGLPSRICWLGLGERDKIALALNEMVANGEVSAPLVIGRDHMDSGSVASPNRETEAMKDGSDAVSDWPILNALLNSACGATWVSFHHGGGVGIGYSQHSGIAVVADGTAMAADKLRQVFWNDPATGVMRHADAGYEIAKNHARANSLNLPMLR from the coding sequence GTGACAAGTGCAAAAAATCATCGCGTCATCCGCGCACCACGCGGTAATACGCTCAACGCTTTTTCATGGCAAACAGAAGCGCCTTTACGCCTTTTGATGAACAATCTCGACCCTGAAGTGGCAGAACGCCCCGAAGATCTGGTTGTCTATGGCGGCATTGGCCGTGCGGCACGCAACTGGGAGGCTTATGATCAGCTGGTTTCTTCCATCAAAACCTTGCATGATGATGAAACGCTGCTGGTGCAAAGCGGCAAGCCGGTTGGTATTTTCAAAACTAATCCCCATGCACCGCGCGTGTTAATTGCCAATGGCAATCTGGTGCCTGCCTGGGCAACATGGGAGCATTTCAATGAGTTGGATCGCTTAGGGCTGACCATGTATGGCCAGATGACCGCAGGTTCATGGCTTTATATCGGCAGTCAGGGCATTGTGCAGGGCACGTATGAAACATTCAGCGAAATTGGCCGCCGCCATTTCAACGGTGATTTAAGCGGACGTTGGATTTTAACCGGCGGTTTGGGCGGCATGGGCGGCGCACAGCCGCTGGGTGCCACCATGGCCGGTGCCTCTATCATTGTCGTGGAATGTCAAGCAAGCCGGATCGAATTTCGCAAGCGCACCGGCTATCTTAACCAATCCGCCACCAGTCTCGATGAAGCTTTGGCAATTCTGGCAAAAGCCAAAGCCGAAGGCAAACCGGTTTCCGTTGGTCTGCTTGGCAATGTGGTTGATGTATTTCATGAAGTGGAAAAACGCGGGCTGGTGCCCGATGTCGTCACCGACCAGACCTCAGCCCATGATCCGGTACATGGCTATCTTCCCGTTAAATGGACTGTAGAAGAATGGCTTGAACAACAACAAAGCGACCCGACCGGCACTGCTGCTGCCGCCAAAGCATCCATGGCGCAACATGTCAATTCCATTTTACGCTTGCAGGCCAAAGGTGCCGTTGCCCTTGATTATGGCAATAATATTCGCGCCATGGCTACAGATGCAGGCGTTAAAAATGCCTTTGATTATCCAGGCTTTGTTGAAGCCTATGTGCGCCCGCTCTTCTGCGAAGGAAAAGGGCCTTTTCGCTGGGTGGCTCTGTCAGGCGATCCGGAAGATATTTATCGCACTGATGCAAAAGTTAAAGAGCTAATTCCGGATAATCCGGCTCTGCATAACTGGCTGGACAAAGCACGCGACAACATAAAATTTCAGGGTTTGCCATCCCGTATCTGCTGGTTGGGGCTTGGGGAACGGGATAAAATCGCCCTTGCCTTGAATGAGATGGTGGCCAATGGCGAGGTGAGCGCCCCTTTAGTGATCGGGCGCGATCATATGGATTCTGGCTCAGTTGCCTCCCCTAATCGTGAAACAGAAGCGATGAAAGATGGTTCAGACGCCGTTTCTGACTGGCCGATCCTCAATGCTTTGCTCAATTCTGCCTGCGGCGCTACATGGGTTTCTTTCCATCATGGCGGCGGTGTGGGTATTGGTTATTCACAGCATTCTGGCATTGCTGTTGTGGCCGATGGCACTGCAATGGCTGCTGACAAATTGCGCCAGGTTTTCTGGAATGATCCGGCCACAGGTGTGATGCGCCATGCCGATGCGGGCTATGAGATTGCCAAAAACCATGCCCGCGCTAATAGCCTTAATCTGCCAATGCTGCGCTGA